The genomic window aaaataacaacaaataattttCAGATGGGAGCCTTCATACAAGTCCATGTGAACGTTACATGAAAcctattttttagaattaattaagattttatatatatctaaatattaaattgtccCTTATCaaacttaataataacaaaaaaaaacaaaaacaaaaatgatataaaaaaatatcttgaccCAAAGCAAAGACAAATTTAATTCAAGAGAATTGTGgtaattttattgtgtatttaaaatgaaaaagccaaaaatatttattgttgcCTGTTTAGGAGTGTgtttgcggttgtttttcaaagtgtttttcatgctgaaatgcatcaaaatgatgtctttttatttttaaaaaattatttttaagatcagcgcatcaaaatgatccaaaacacacaaaaaaaaattaatttttagctaaaacaaaattaaattttgccTGAAAAGACCCCTTCACCCTGCTTTTAAGgccatttatattttgttatcagtaataaaattgtaattttattgttcCAATCCACCTTCATCTTGAGTTTGACAATAAAAACTCTACAATAATATCACTTCTCTTTTTAGTTCCTTTAATAAACCTGATCATAAGATCATTTAATATGATCTTGATTCAAGGTAAGATTTTGGTGTCGTTTTATAAAGGGGTTTTGCCATCCATCTTGTGTTAGTGGCAATGAATTTGTGCACAAGTTGttctgcgtttttttttttccaagacaaatataaaaatatatttaattgatgaagataaaaaataaaaataaaaaacaaaccagaaAATACATggagatatattttttctgtcTCGTCTATAGTAACCAAACATTAATTTTTCAGATTGTGCTTGACTTTAAGTTAAAAGATGAACTCTTTATACTTAATCCTTTAAATATTAATGTTTCTGTCTTCTAGATTGAACACTAAGGTTCTGGGCTTCTGCCCGAATCCCGTACATAACTACTCATGGGACAAGACTTCGATTCGATTTCCAACTGGTTCGGAAATTATCTCAACAGCACTAAGCCCACGTCATAGCTTATGATTACCTCAAATGTTTGCTTGTAGGATGAAGCTGAGACCCGGCCCGAATACACTTCTTGAATAACTATAAaagcatagttataaaaccacCCGGGAGCTGATACAATTTGAATTTGACTCGGTTGATTCAAAAGACCACCCtgtaattcaaataaaatcttgtttgttttttttttaaatagttttgttttttttttttaaataataaaataaaccaatttaaaTTAACTCATGAGTTCATTATGACTCAAGTTTTAAACCAAATCATGGAACAACCAAACTTCGCTTAGCCCCCAAGGCACTATAAATGACATGTCGCATCATACCATCATCCCATTACAAGAAACTTTGTCCAAGCAAATAGCAAGCTTGTCTGGTCAAGTAGTACAAACAAATCTATTAACTAGCATGTTACTATATTATAAGCTAAGAAGTTATGTCTTGAGCTTCTTTAGAAGGATAATATATAATCCATCATCCCCTTAATTATAACATCAACTAATATAACATATCTATTCATATATCAGAATACATCGTGAGGCTAAATCGGAAGAGCCAACATTACTCGCCCTCTCTGCCGTGGGTGATTCGGATAAAGTTCTCCGGGAATGCTTTTAGGTTTGAAATGGCAGAGAACCATTCCGGGAACATTCATTGCCACCACGTGGGAAAACGTCCTGTTAATTGCGAGGGGACGTCACTTAGTTGAAGTGGTTTTATCGAGCATGGCTACCCTCGGTGATGGGTGCATTGGTCCCTTGGATGTTAGCGCTGTTAAGAAGCTTCATTCCCTCTTCACTCATCTGCTGAACTTCTGAAGGTGACAGAATCCTTATGCAACGGACACAGCCGACAAATTCCCTACACAAGCACATCAAACTTAGGCCTAGAATAGGACAGCTTGgagatgaaaatatatagaaCGATTAGCATCTACACACGGGTAAAAAATAACCGGAAGCATGCCAGCAAAAATAGAACTTACTCCCAAGGATCATCACCAATGAGTAGAACGTCATTCTCGTAGTCCACGTATACTAATTTCCACCCAGAACGTTTAGGATTATTTAGAAGCCCGTCAAGTCCAAACATGCATTCAATAGCGGAGCATAgttcttcataatttttaaaactcgaGACATCAATTGACCTGCCAACAGACCCTGTCTTCTGAACCTGTAATAAACCCAAACACTGTTAGCACCTAAAATTGAAACATTCAAAAGCCCTCGACCATGCTCACAAACACGCAGGGGGCTTAATACCTAGACAAAGGTTAACATTTAAGGAACAACTTCACTAGACTAAAGTCTTCCATATTCAAAAAGTTATGTGAATAATGCGATGTATGGTCCAAGCAGACAGTCaacaaatatcttttatttacaagaaaatcatTCATACCTTGGTATATGTGCGCACACGTGGGGCAACTTGCTGCCATGAGCTATTCTGGAGCATATTGCTATTATCAAAATCAACGTTGCTGGAAGATGTACCACCTGAGTTGTCAGGAAAGTCTTGCCGTGAGAAAGCTTGGGAATCTGCTAGGCTTGCTGAGGTAATCTGAGACTGAACATCCTGGCTTGAGCTGAGGTTGCCAACTAGACAATCCGAAGCATTCTGCAAATCAGCATCCTTTAATGTGCAGAACTCATCTAGTATAGCACTTGAGACAGAAGGATCGACCACAGAACCACCCCCATTGCTGGCGTCAAAGTTGAGAGAACCATAAATCCCACTTTGATCATTGCTCTCATCAGATAAATCCTTCACTGCACCTGAGTTTAAGGTACAAGGCTCTTGCTGAGTCGAAGAAATCAATTGGTTTGCTTGGGATAGAAATCTTGAATTGCTCATCTGATGATCCCACACATCTTGATTCATAAAAGGTAAAGAGGGATTAATTGCTTCCGGGAACACAACTGATGTGTCCTGTGATCCAAACATAGACAGTGGCCCCGATCTATACATCCCAGCAAGAGACATGGGATGTGATATCCATTCATCTGCATCTAGAAACGGTAGTGAGCAGTTAGGTGCAGTAGCATCAGCAAGAGGTGAAAGGATCTGTTGGGAATTAAGTAGCGATGATTCTGGAAATGCCTGTGCAGGCCAGAGGTTGGTTTGTAATTGTGAGTGGCCCTGATTCTGGTTTTGGAACGCTAGATGATTTGTGGCATTCTGCTGGGTCATAGGACACGATGATGGTTTCTGCACAATGCATTCTCCTGTTGAGGTTAGCTGGCTTAACTGATCTGGCAAATGCTCAGTTTCtgcctttaattttctttcaccAACTCCAACTGATGCTTGATTTTCAACTTCGCTTGAAGAAAATGACTTCCCAGCtacatttattttcaatgaagaTGAGATTATGGCATCAGATTGGTCTAGACAGATCTGTGAATAATTCTGGTTTTCTACAGACGTAACTCCTGACTGGTTTAGCTGAGGCATCTGATTAATTGTTGCCTGCATGTTCTTAACATCTAATGAAGCCACCTTCGCGGCAGAAACTTCTGGTAGTGCAGCTCCACAGATTCCAGGATAGTTAATAGGATGAGGTTTCATTAGCATGTTAATCagttgttcagaacatatgttTGACATTGAAGCATATGGGAGATTTGCATTTCCACTGCCAGGAAGCCATGAAAGGGGCTTTTTTACCAAACTCCCCCACTCAGAATCTCCTGGCAGGACAAACAACATAGAATGAATTTCCAACGAATtttcccagaaaaaaaaagagtcaaaaaCCGAGCACCAAGATAAACCTTACCTAAAAATCCAGACTGCAAGGGTCGTTTGAGACCTGAAGTcagagaaggaaaaataaagagacTTTCGGGAGTCTCAATTTCCCATGAACTAACCCTGTTCTGCTTATCAGAACACCCTGGCTCATCCCACTCCACCTGTTTGTAAAacgaaaaaatgaaaatcaattacTAATTAGCAAATCAAAGAGACAACACCAATGACAACATAAGAACAAACATCACtgtgaaagaaaaggatttggTCAGATCCACAAGTAGCCTAATCTACCTGAAGATTCCGCCACTTAGAACCAGGCCACCTCAGTGGATCCAAGTCACTGATACCAACTATTGTGCCCATATATCTGTGAAAAAGATTACAAGCAATTAATCAAGCACTGTATATTCAGACTTGCAAAAATTCAGAACCTTAAAGCATGCAATAAGAATATAAATGCGTTCAAATCACACTTTTATCCTTATCACAGTGCGCTTAAGATGAAGAATTAATCAGTTGATTACTGTACAGTGCTAATTCATGATTCCTATCTATGCAGAGGTTTTACCCATAGCCACTGCCTGATTAAAGTGTAAAAGGATTCAAAGAACTCAGAATATTACCTGCGTTTTCCTGACTCTTCTGTCTCAAACATCATTCCAAACCTCATACCGACTGAGACTTGAGTTCCAAATACAGCTTTCCGGAATTTAATCAAAGGAATGACAAAGTCTGAAGGGCATGCCCTATGAATTGTACAAAGCAGCAATCACTAATAAGAGTCGGATACCAAATAAAAAGGGCAAAGGACAACTAGGATTTGATTGTAAATTTAACAAACCTTGGATTGTAAAAAATGGTGAATGGGCTTCGATTGGCAGTAGCATGAGCTGCAGCAGCAAGGACACCAATGTGCATGCTATCAGCAGATAGAACTGATGAAGGTAATGTTGTTTGTTGACGGTTTGCACGCCTCACACCCACCATTAACTGTGACTTTTCATCCCTGGTGATTACAGAGAATGGGTAGCTTTAAGATTACTATAGTGAGTTACAAAATCCATGAAGGTTTACCCATTGTTAACACATGTTCTTGACAATTAAATATTGTCAAACTGCACAACAAAGCATCTCACAATTTTGCAGAAAAACTGAATTTACCTTTTCAATTGAGAATTTCTTAGATAGAGGTTTATGTATCATTAATTTTTGGTATTGTTAAGCGAACTTGAGAAGGCAGGTTTATGTAgcatccagaaaaaaaaaatgcaaagtaCATAGCTTACCTGATGAACAAAACAGAATCACCTGCTTTAAGCCTTTTTGAACCCACAAATAAACTCCACCCAGTTGTAAGAAGGTGTCGTTTTGGCTGCCCTGCATAAGAGGAAAGAAGCGGGATGAAATCCACACTCGAGATGGTTCCTCGCCATATAAATTACAACTGAGATAGTTCCTCACCGCGGTATATATGGCGAAAAGTCCAGGTATTATCATGCAAGTCCCTTACAACAAGCTCCTGAGTTGGCGGTTGCATTGTGTAATCCTGGGACAGACAAGCAAATTTAATACAACAGCTCGTTGTTTCCTCAGGGCTTGCAATGCAAGGATTTTCAAGTTAGCAAGATTAGCTCACCAGTGGAGGGAAGAGCTTTTCTGCTGCCCTGCGTGGCACTGAGAAGCCACCGTGTGTACTTGTATCGCTAGCAGTCAAAGTTTTGCAGAAAAATTCACTTGGATGCTTGCTGGGCCTTAGCCCAAAATCTGGTATAGGGAAGACATCTTTTTCCTACATGAAGCGtagattcatttttttagtcTGGATGAAGGGATAAGCAAATGGGATGAAGTTAAGATAATCTGACATTATTTAAGCTTACAGTGTTCACTGGTTGAAGACTCATTTGAGCATAGATTTCATCTGTATCTTTGTCTGCCTATGAAATAAAGGTAAAtcagaggtaaaaaaaaaaaaaactgcccTTCTAACAAGAGATGTATACAACAGTGGTGCACTCTATGAAGAAACGCAAAGTGGAATCGGAAAAAAATGGCATACATGTAGGGTGACATTGTGAACTTGGCACAATAACTGAGAAGGCAGATTTGGGTAGTTGGGGATCTGTGAAGTAGCTGATCTTCTCGTGGAAACTGCCACCTACACATGCAAATCAACTGGTCGTCAGTTCAATAAATCAAGCCGGAACAATCAGCAGCATATCAAAAGAGAAGCTGTCAAAATTTTATCTTGGCAGGCTTCCAAAATCTTAGAATCATGTGTGCCTAATTTGGAAATGAACCTTCAAAAGCACAGATATATGTAAGTACATTTTTGAACTGCAGTTTCTGTTAAAACCAACGCGAACTAAATTCAATTACAGTACACCATGAGATGCATCTACTCTTTCCAGAATGAATTCCTAATTCTTACTATCAGATTTAATGTTTTAGAATTGTAAGTTTACTACACTACTGATGAAAAACCATCCCACTTAACAAGAAAATGCAAGTGATGAGAGATCAAGCTCCAAAATGCAATTTGGTACAGTAGAGATCGCCTAAGAATGTGCTCTGAGTGGATATAAAAATCAGAAGGGGAGAAAGGGTCAAGATTAAACGATATAAATTCAAACCTGCTCACTGTGTCCTTGAGGAAAATAATACACCAGACTTCCAACCTGAGGCAAGGAAACTAGTGGGCCTGCACAAGCGTACCACAGCTCCGAGTTGATTGCCTTCCGTATTCCTGAGATAATGCACAGCAAGCTCAAAAACATAAGACACATACTCTTGGACAAAAGAGTACCGTTTGGACTTGTAATTTTTAAGAAAGTTAAAGCCTTCATGTAAGAGATTCAACCTTTTACCGGATCATTTCAGCCCATAGGCGAAAACGATTAGAAAAGGTCAAACTTTTATAAGAAATGAAGATTTTAGTGACATGAAACAAACCAGACTGATCTTGAAATTCTTTCAACAACTTCATTTCCTCGAGAAGATTTGTTTGAGCTCCATTAGCAAGCCCTCCTGTCTTGATTTTCTCTTCCACAGACCCCATATTATGCTTCTACTTGTGTTGGTATATCCTCTCTACCCCACAACCAGAGCAACTCAATAGAAAAATGTCATCTTTACTTCTTCAACACCAAACCCCTCGATTACAAA from Populus trichocarpa isolate Nisqually-1 chromosome 5, P.trichocarpa_v4.1, whole genome shotgun sequence includes these protein-coding regions:
- the LOC7477660 gene encoding auxin response factor 5, which encodes MGSVEEKIKTGGLANGAQTNLLEEMKLLKEFQDQSGIRKAINSELWYACAGPLVSLPQVGSLVYYFPQGHSEQVAVSTRRSATSQIPNYPNLPSQLLCQVHNVTLHADKDTDEIYAQMSLQPVNTEKDVFPIPDFGLRPSKHPSEFFCKTLTASDTSTHGGFSVPRRAAEKLFPPLDYTMQPPTQELVVRDLHDNTWTFRHIYRGQPKRHLLTTGWSLFVGSKRLKAGDSVLFIRDEKSQLMVGVRRANRQQTTLPSSVLSADSMHIGVLAAAAHATANRSPFTIFYNPRACPSDFVIPLIKFRKAVFGTQVSVGMRFGMMFETEESGKRRYMGTIVGISDLDPLRWPGSKWRNLQVEWDEPGCSDKQNRVSSWEIETPESLFIFPSLTSGLKRPLQSGFLGDSEWGSLVKKPLSWLPGSGNANLPYASMSNICSEQLINMLMKPHPINYPGICGAALPEVSAAKVASLDVKNMQATINQMPQLNQSGVTSVENQNYSQICLDQSDAIISSSLKINVAGKSFSSSEVENQASVGVGERKLKAETEHLPDQLSQLTSTGECIVQKPSSCPMTQQNATNHLAFQNQNQGHSQLQTNLWPAQAFPESSLLNSQQILSPLADATAPNCSLPFLDADEWISHPMSLAGMYRSGPLSMFGSQDTSVVFPEAINPSLPFMNQDVWDHQMSNSRFLSQANQLISSTQQEPCTLNSGAVKDLSDESNDQSGIYGSLNFDASNGGGSVVDPSVSSAILDEFCTLKDADLQNASDCLVGNLSSSQDVQSQITSASLADSQAFSRQDFPDNSGGTSSSNVDFDNSNMLQNSSWQQVAPRVRTYTKVQKTGSVGRSIDVSSFKNYEELCSAIECMFGLDGLLNNPKRSGWKLVYVDYENDVLLIGDDPWEEFVGCVRCIRILSPSEVQQMSEEGMKLLNSANIQGTNAPITEGSHAR